A window of the Streptomyces sp. NBC_00454 genome harbors these coding sequences:
- a CDS encoding M1 family metallopeptidase, which translates to MHRKVIAPSVLAASLLLVIPASAASSGPGAPGIGDPYYPASGNGGYEVSHYDLRLQYQPKTDLLEGTATLLTTAKQDLSRFNLDFGLDVSEIRVNGVKAKFAKSGTQELEVTPAAELKQGRQATVVVKYAGKPSEFKVDGWSAWQRTPDGGVAAQEPDSAIWWFPSNDHPLDKATFDISVNVPDGTQAISNGVLQSQSSRLGWTRYNWRSNKPQATYLATLAIGKFDITTDKTASGLPILNAYSKDLGDNAGAARASVERTGEVAEWLEGVFGPYPFNALGGYVPNVPSGFALETQTRPFYSPRQFANGANVSVVVHELAHQWYGDSVSVDNWKDIWINEGFARYSQWLWSEKEGEGTAQELADWAYQLRPAEDPFWQVKPGDPGAENQFHGAVYDRGAIAVQALRNEIGDEKFFQILKGWPTEHAYGNAKVGDFVRYAEKVSGKPLAQLFETWLYTPGKPAFAPPATPAAKSSTARSLQSPAKPAAEPKSWKKIEATNSVHDAH; encoded by the coding sequence GTGCACCGCAAAGTCATCGCTCCGAGCGTGCTCGCCGCTTCCCTTCTGCTGGTGATCCCGGCGTCGGCTGCGAGTTCCGGTCCGGGCGCCCCGGGTATCGGCGATCCCTACTACCCGGCCAGCGGCAACGGCGGTTACGAAGTCTCCCACTACGACCTGCGCCTGCAGTACCAGCCCAAGACCGACCTGCTGGAGGGGACCGCCACCCTCCTGACCACCGCCAAGCAGGACCTGTCCCGCTTCAACCTCGACTTCGGCCTCGACGTCAGCGAGATCCGGGTCAACGGGGTCAAGGCGAAGTTCGCCAAGTCCGGTACCCAGGAGCTGGAGGTCACCCCGGCCGCCGAGCTCAAGCAGGGCCGCCAGGCGACCGTGGTCGTCAAGTACGCGGGCAAGCCCTCGGAGTTCAAGGTCGACGGCTGGTCGGCCTGGCAGCGCACCCCGGACGGCGGCGTCGCCGCGCAGGAGCCCGACTCGGCGATCTGGTGGTTCCCGAGCAACGACCACCCGCTCGACAAGGCCACCTTCGACATCTCGGTGAATGTGCCGGACGGCACCCAGGCCATCAGCAACGGCGTTCTGCAGTCGCAGAGTTCGCGGCTCGGCTGGACCCGGTACAACTGGCGCTCGAACAAGCCGCAGGCCACGTACCTCGCGACCCTGGCCATCGGCAAGTTCGACATCACCACCGACAAGACGGCGAGCGGCCTGCCGATCCTCAACGCGTACAGCAAGGACCTCGGCGACAACGCGGGCGCGGCGCGCGCGAGCGTGGAGCGGACCGGCGAGGTCGCGGAGTGGCTGGAGGGGGTCTTCGGGCCGTACCCCTTCAACGCGCTGGGCGGCTACGTCCCGAACGTGCCCTCCGGCTTCGCCCTGGAGACGCAGACCCGGCCGTTCTACAGCCCCCGGCAGTTCGCGAACGGCGCGAACGTCTCGGTGGTCGTGCACGAGCTGGCCCACCAGTGGTACGGCGACAGCGTGTCCGTGGACAACTGGAAGGACATCTGGATCAACGAGGGCTTCGCCCGCTACAGCCAGTGGCTGTGGTCGGAGAAGGAGGGCGAGGGCACGGCCCAGGAGCTCGCGGACTGGGCCTACCAACTGCGCCCGGCGGAAGACCCGTTCTGGCAGGTGAAGCCGGGTGACCCGGGTGCGGAGAACCAGTTCCACGGGGCGGTCTACGACCGCGGGGCGATCGCCGTCCAGGCGCTGCGCAACGAGATCGGCGACGAGAAGTTCTTCCAGATCCTCAAGGGCTGGCCGACCGAGCACGCCTACGGCAACGCCAAGGTCGGCGACTTCGTCCGCTACGCCGAGAAGGTCTCGGGCAAGCCGCTGGCGCAGCTCTTCGAGACCTGGCTCTACACCCCGGGCAAGCCGGCCTTCGCCCCGCCGGCGACCCCTGCGGCCAAGTCCTCCACGGCCCGCTCCCTCCAGTCCCCGGCCAAGCCGGCCGCCGAGCCGAAGTCCTGGAAGAAGATCGAGGCGACGAACTCCGTCCACGACGCCCACTGA